A stretch of Eleutherodactylus coqui strain aEleCoq1 chromosome 2, aEleCoq1.hap1, whole genome shotgun sequence DNA encodes these proteins:
- the STARD7 gene encoding stAR-related lipid transfer protein 7, mitochondrial: protein MWQQVVRGVSAGVVGWLRSCLPPVCHHGRAQQRYGERNARALIRGLRYRNRPGRTGRLLAALTGAFLWEEERVREEEVLRPAEGMKRMQLARRASEGQTPGIEDTEGGWELVMDKKDFRLWRRPIEGTNLYQYRVFGSYRDVTPRQFFNVQLDTEYRKKWDALVIKLEVVERDVVSGSEVIHWVTHFPYPMYSRDYVYVRKYHVDQENNLMVLVSRAVEHPEVPESPNYVRVRNYQSQMVIKPHTTFDENGFDYMLIYSDNPQTVFPRYCVNWMVSSGMPDFLEKLYLATLHARNLEIKVRDYISSRPQDCSGEARASPERKPAAARPAPQMDFA, encoded by the exons ATGTGGCAGCAGGTGGTCCGCGGTGTCTCGGCGGGGGTCGTGGGATGGCTCCGCTCCTGCCTGCCCCCTGTCTGCCACCATGGGAGGGCTCAGCAACGCTACGGAGAACGGAACGCCAGGGCTCTTATCCGGGGCCTGCGCTACAGGAACAGGCCGGGGAGGACGGGCAGGCTGCTGGCTGCACTTACGGGGGCCTTTCTATGGGAAGAGGAACGTGTGCGGGAGGAAGAGGTGCTCAG GCCGGCCGAGGGCATGAAGCGTATGCAGCTGGCACGTCGTGCATCTGAGGGGCAGACGCCAGGAATTGAAGACACTGAAGGCGGATGGGAGTTGGTGATGGACAAGAAGGACTTCCGGCTTTGGAGGAGGCCGATCGAGGGGACTAACTTGTATCAGTACAGAG TGTTTGGCTCATACAGGGATGTGACGCCTCGTCAGTTCTTCAATGTTCAG CTGGATACAGAGTACCGTAAGAAATGGGATGCACTAGTCATTAAACTGGAAGTGGTAGAGAGAGATGTGGTCTCTGGATCTGAAGTCATTCACTGGGTCACTCATTTCCCA TATCCAATGTATTCCCGGGATTATGTCTACGTCAGGAAGTACCACGTTGACCAAGAGAACAACCTCATGGTTTTGGTGTCTCG GGCGGTGGAACATCCGGAGGTGCCAGAATCTCCTAACTACGTCCGGGTTCGTAACTACCAGTCCCAGATGGTGATCAAGCCGCACACAACATTTGATGAG AACGGCTTTGATTACATGCTGATCTACAGTGACAACCCGCAGACTGTGTTTCCTCGCTACTGTGTAAACTGGATGGTGTCCAGCG GAATGCCAGACTTTCTAGAGAAGCTATACCTAGCAACACTCCACGCCAGAAACCTGGAGATCAAAGTGAGGGATTACATATCCTCCCGGCCCCAGGACTGCAGCGGTGAGGCTAGAGCCAGCCCCGAACGAAAGCCTGCAGCTGCGCGCCCTGCGCCACAGATGGATTTTGCCTAA